The following are encoded in a window of Paraburkholderia sp. HP33-1 genomic DNA:
- a CDS encoding glycosyltransferase family 2 protein, whose translation MTDSLPPAPTAPTDDSARPLVSMLVIAYNQAQQIGDAVRSALAQTYEPLEIIISDDASSDATSAAIDAALAGYSGPHRVIARRNTENQGISAHLSQLAQLAHGELLFVAAGDDMSAPERCARVVDCWLAHGRRPDLIASDLADMDEAGHVHERVSPTELDRYRSFDDWLAERPWLIGAAHTWSRRLIERFGPMLPGAAAEDQIMVLRAILSGGAISLREPLVRYRRGGLSRKRRYQSVDELIARMRQSNRYGLAELAQLQRDAETAGIGERMRAAMAPKLAREQFIHAMFEAGSLGERIGLVTRSADVKLGLRIRMLMYSSCPAVYAPGLWIKRVVRGRKS comes from the coding sequence ATGACCGATAGCCTGCCGCCCGCCCCAACCGCCCCAACCGACGACAGCGCCCGCCCGCTCGTCTCGATGCTCGTGATCGCCTACAACCAGGCCCAGCAGATCGGCGACGCCGTGCGCAGCGCGCTCGCGCAAACCTACGAGCCGCTCGAAATCATCATCTCCGACGACGCGTCCAGCGACGCCACCTCCGCCGCAATCGACGCGGCGCTCGCCGGCTACAGCGGGCCGCATCGCGTGATCGCGCGACGCAACACCGAGAACCAGGGCATCAGCGCGCACCTGTCGCAACTCGCGCAGCTCGCGCACGGCGAACTGCTGTTCGTCGCCGCCGGCGACGACATGTCGGCGCCCGAGCGCTGCGCGCGCGTTGTCGACTGCTGGCTCGCGCACGGGCGGCGCCCCGACCTGATCGCGAGCGATCTCGCCGACATGGACGAAGCGGGTCACGTGCACGAGCGTGTGAGCCCGACCGAGCTCGATCGCTACCGCAGCTTCGACGACTGGCTTGCCGAGCGTCCCTGGCTGATCGGCGCGGCGCACACGTGGTCGCGACGCCTGATCGAGCGCTTCGGGCCGATGCTGCCCGGTGCCGCGGCCGAGGATCAGATCATGGTGCTGCGCGCGATCCTGTCGGGCGGCGCGATCAGTCTGCGCGAGCCGCTGGTGCGCTACCGGCGCGGCGGGCTATCGCGCAAGCGCCGCTACCAGTCGGTCGATGAGCTGATCGCGCGGATGCGGCAGAGCAATCGCTACGGACTCGCGGAGCTCGCGCAGCTCCAGCGCGACGCGGAGACCGCCGGCATCGGCGAACGCATGCGCGCGGCCATGGCGCCGAAGCTTGCGCGCGAGCAGTTCATCCACGCGATGTTCGAAGCGGGCAGCCTCGGCGAACGCATCGGGCTGGTGACGCGCAGCGCCGACGTGAAGCTTGGGTTGCGGATTCGGATGTTGATGTATTCGAGCTGTCCGGCGGTCTATGCGCCGGGCCTCTGGATCAAGCGGGTCGTGCGCGGCAGAAAGTCCTGA
- a CDS encoding glycosyltransferase family 4 protein, whose product MSEPTRDPNRRPLIDIALTAQALKNSGGAERYTRDVIAGLHRMGVRPTLFAREIDRALPEAAWIDAQPLNVRWAPRKLRNLAFDWRLKQRLKRHRPACVFSINHSTHADVALCGGTHPGSLEAAGRAPRRSDEWQIELERRVYTRAHGIVAHSQLMSRELQRFYDVPAARIDVLYPPVDTERFKPLDDAARAAVRRQLGVPDDRVMFVFSSTSHERKGYPLLEAFFSRTTLPVCLVVAGRPVPKTGDTIRYAGYSKEIEKLFAAADFTVVASAYEPFGLVGVESVMCGTPLVIADNVGSAETVTGAAKIGFSRQSEGSFERAIEQAVERAKIGAARIAAPRASLVYDPGVDAHVAALYEVFTRA is encoded by the coding sequence TTGTCAGAGCCGACCCGCGACCCGAACCGCCGTCCCCTCATCGACATCGCGCTGACCGCCCAGGCGCTGAAGAACAGCGGCGGCGCCGAGCGCTATACGCGCGACGTGATCGCCGGCCTGCATCGCATGGGTGTGCGCCCGACCTTGTTCGCGCGCGAGATCGACCGCGCGCTGCCGGAGGCCGCGTGGATCGACGCGCAGCCGCTCAACGTGCGCTGGGCGCCGCGCAAGCTGCGCAACCTCGCGTTCGATTGGCGTCTGAAGCAGCGTTTGAAGCGGCATCGCCCGGCGTGCGTGTTCTCGATCAATCACTCGACGCATGCCGACGTCGCTTTGTGCGGCGGCACGCATCCGGGCTCGCTCGAAGCCGCGGGCCGCGCGCCGCGGCGAAGCGACGAGTGGCAGATCGAACTCGAGCGGCGCGTGTACACGCGGGCGCACGGGATCGTCGCGCATTCGCAGTTGATGAGCCGCGAGTTGCAGCGTTTCTATGACGTGCCGGCCGCACGCATCGACGTGCTCTATCCACCGGTCGACACCGAACGCTTCAAGCCGCTCGACGACGCCGCGCGCGCGGCCGTGCGCCGCCAGCTTGGCGTGCCCGACGATCGCGTGATGTTCGTGTTCTCGTCGACGAGTCACGAGCGCAAGGGCTATCCGTTGCTCGAAGCGTTTTTTTCGCGCACGACGCTGCCGGTCTGCCTCGTCGTGGCGGGCCGCCCGGTGCCGAAGACCGGCGATACGATCCGTTACGCGGGCTACAGCAAGGAGATCGAGAAGCTGTTCGCGGCCGCCGATTTCACGGTCGTCGCGTCGGCGTACGAGCCGTTCGGGCTCGTCGGCGTCGAGTCGGTGATGTGCGGCACGCCGCTCGTGATCGCCGACAACGTCGGCTCGGCGGAGACCGTGACAGGTGCGGCGAAGATCGGATTCTCGCGGCAGTCGGAGGGCAGTTTCGAGCGCGCGATCGAGCAGGCGGTCGAGCGCGCGAAGATCGGCGCTGCGCGGATAGCTGCGCCGCGCGCTAGCCTCGTGTACGACCCGGGCGTCGACGCGCACGTCGCGGCGCTCTACGAGGTGTTCACGCGAGCATGA
- a CDS encoding O-antigen ligase family protein, which yields MIFASSLVWLTTALLFLAPAVNLMWRGGTGYCFFALVALALGAAIANRRMPGYFSALRTYRWFTIGMLAFVVGIGAQQLVLGYWLPREFDSVSRFVLALLVFLLLRQLPSRNLRMIGWGCAAGALAVAAWAIINQPPGGWTDANRLNNSYTNAIPFGDTSLLLGFLAVFTLGWDNPRDWRVLVPRVLALVAGGYGSFLSGSRGGWLAVPVFVVLLGMQYHWFTHKKRLLIATFAIVIAAGGLLSTGRVQKRLAEVPNDVSMMHRGEDFTATGLRLELWDASRMMFERHPVWGIGKGHLVDELGAMAKRGEVKAEIVNERAHSDFFSTLAEMGAVGVICLLLFYYGITVYFWRDRHATDPAIRAASYSGLAVATSTVIFGLTIDVLVPNMVTVLLASLVTTLLAVIDARKRELQSEARAMPAALVRETQSRD from the coding sequence ATGATTTTTGCATCCAGTCTGGTCTGGCTCACGACGGCTCTGCTGTTTCTCGCGCCCGCGGTCAATCTGATGTGGCGCGGCGGCACCGGCTACTGCTTTTTCGCACTCGTCGCGCTCGCGCTCGGCGCGGCCATCGCCAACCGGCGCATGCCGGGCTATTTCTCCGCCCTGCGCACCTACCGCTGGTTCACGATCGGCATGCTCGCCTTCGTCGTCGGGATCGGCGCGCAGCAACTGGTGCTCGGCTACTGGCTGCCACGCGAGTTCGACTCGGTGTCGCGCTTCGTGCTCGCGCTGCTGGTGTTCCTGCTGCTGCGGCAATTGCCGTCACGCAATCTGCGCATGATCGGCTGGGGCTGTGCGGCCGGTGCGCTTGCGGTCGCCGCGTGGGCGATCATCAATCAGCCGCCCGGCGGCTGGACCGACGCGAACCGCCTGAACAACTCGTACACGAACGCGATTCCGTTCGGCGATACCTCGCTGCTGCTCGGGTTCCTGGCGGTGTTCACGCTTGGCTGGGACAATCCGCGCGACTGGCGCGTGCTGGTGCCGCGCGTCCTCGCGCTGGTGGCGGGCGGCTATGGATCGTTTCTGTCGGGCTCGCGCGGCGGCTGGCTCGCAGTCCCGGTGTTCGTCGTGCTGCTCGGCATGCAGTACCACTGGTTCACACACAAGAAGCGCCTCTTGATCGCGACGTTCGCGATCGTGATCGCGGCGGGCGGGTTGCTGTCGACCGGACGGGTGCAGAAGCGCCTTGCCGAGGTGCCGAACGACGTGTCGATGATGCACAGGGGCGAGGACTTCACGGCCACCGGCCTGCGCCTGGAACTGTGGGACGCGTCGCGGATGATGTTCGAGCGGCATCCGGTATGGGGCATAGGCAAGGGCCATCTGGTCGACGAGCTCGGCGCGATGGCGAAGCGCGGCGAAGTGAAGGCCGAGATCGTCAACGAGCGCGCGCATAGCGACTTTTTCTCGACGCTCGCCGAGATGGGCGCAGTCGGCGTGATCTGCCTGTTGCTGTTCTACTACGGGATCACGGTGTATTTCTGGCGAGACCGGCATGCCACCGATCCGGCGATTCGCGCCGCGTCGTACTCGGGTCTCGCGGTCGCGACGAGCACGGTGATCTTCGGGCTCACGATCGACGTGCTGGTGCCGAACATGGTGACGGTGTTGCTCGCCTCGCTGGTGACGACGCTGCTGGCGGTCATCGATGCGCGCAAACGCGAGTTGCAAAGCGAAGCGCGAGCCATGCCGGCGGCACTAGTGCGCGAGACGCAGTCGCGCGATTGA
- a CDS encoding glycosyltransferase family 2 protein: MFSIIIPTWNNLPYLRLVIKSLRRHSTHQHQIIVHVNDGSDGTLAWVRDEGIEHTASPGNIGICHAVNIAAARATQDYIVYMNDDMYCCPGWDDALVKRLAQMPADNLFMLSGTMIEPVDSGNPCVVVRDFGRDAQVFRADELVSAAPGLVRADWRGATWPPTLVHRDWWFKVGGYSSELSPGMSSDNDFSMKLWDAGCRVFVGAGDSLVYHFQQKSTGKVVKNDGRRQFLNKWGMTQATFDRYYLRRGTAVDGALAVSEPERTGRLRRALLKSRIKRALG; the protein is encoded by the coding sequence ATGTTCTCAATCATCATCCCGACCTGGAACAACCTGCCTTATCTGCGCCTCGTGATCAAAAGCCTGCGGCGTCATTCGACGCATCAGCACCAGATCATCGTGCACGTGAACGACGGCTCGGACGGCACGCTCGCGTGGGTGCGCGACGAAGGCATCGAGCACACGGCGTCGCCCGGCAATATCGGCATCTGCCACGCGGTCAACATCGCGGCGGCGCGCGCGACGCAGGACTACATCGTCTACATGAACGATGACATGTACTGCTGCCCCGGCTGGGACGACGCGCTCGTCAAGCGTCTTGCGCAGATGCCGGCCGACAACCTGTTCATGCTGTCGGGCACGATGATCGAGCCGGTCGATTCGGGCAATCCGTGCGTGGTCGTGCGCGACTTCGGCCGTGACGCGCAGGTGTTTCGCGCCGACGAGCTGGTCTCCGCCGCGCCCGGGCTCGTGCGCGCCGACTGGCGCGGCGCGACCTGGCCGCCGACGCTCGTGCATCGCGACTGGTGGTTCAAGGTGGGTGGCTACAGCAGCGAGCTGAGCCCCGGCATGAGCAGCGACAACGATTTCTCGATGAAGCTGTGGGACGCGGGCTGCCGCGTGTTCGTCGGCGCCGGCGACAGTCTCGTCTACCACTTCCAGCAGAAGAGCACCGGCAAGGTGGTCAAGAACGACGGGCGCCGGCAGTTCCTCAACAAATGGGGAATGACGCAGGCGACCTTCGATCGCTATTACCTGCGCCGCGGCACCGCCGTTGACGGTGCACTCGCGGTGAGCGAGCCGGAGCGCACCGGCCGGCTGCGCCGTGCGCTGCTGAAGTCGCGCATCAAACGCGCGTTGGGCTGA
- a CDS encoding recombination-associated protein RdgC: MWFKNLQLHRLPAPWSVTPEQMQKWLAPYAFAPGQSVEMQAQGWAPPRDGDSLVYAMNGQMLLTFRAEKKLLPASVVTQVTRERAAELEEQQGFKPGRKQMRELKEQVTDELRPRAFSIRRDTRVWIDCTNGWLVIDAASQAVADDVRGLLVKSIDQLPLMTVRVAQSPVAAMTGWLLDGDAPAGFTLDQDTELRSPAEGNATVRYVGHTLDTEDMRRHIEAGKQCMRLAMTWNDRVSFVLTPSLTIKRIAALDVLKEASDPTAQNDDERFDSDVALMTAELDRMLRDLIDALGGEQAEQGFALPQAAAA, translated from the coding sequence ATGTGGTTCAAAAACCTTCAGCTACACCGTCTGCCCGCTCCGTGGTCCGTCACCCCTGAACAGATGCAGAAGTGGCTCGCGCCGTACGCGTTCGCGCCCGGCCAGAGCGTCGAGATGCAGGCCCAAGGCTGGGCGCCGCCGCGCGATGGCGACTCGCTCGTCTACGCGATGAATGGCCAGATGCTGCTGACGTTTCGCGCCGAGAAGAAGCTGCTGCCGGCGTCGGTCGTCACCCAGGTCACGCGCGAGCGCGCGGCCGAGCTCGAGGAGCAGCAGGGCTTCAAGCCGGGCCGCAAGCAGATGCGCGAACTGAAGGAGCAGGTCACTGACGAGCTGCGTCCGCGCGCGTTCAGCATCCGCCGCGACACGCGCGTGTGGATCGATTGCACCAATGGCTGGCTCGTGATCGACGCGGCGTCGCAGGCGGTCGCCGACGATGTGCGCGGACTGCTCGTCAAGTCGATCGACCAGTTGCCGCTGATGACGGTGCGCGTCGCGCAGTCGCCGGTCGCGGCGATGACCGGCTGGTTGCTCGACGGCGACGCGCCGGCCGGCTTCACGCTCGATCAGGACACCGAGCTGCGTTCGCCCGCCGAGGGCAACGCGACGGTGCGCTATGTCGGACACACTCTGGATACCGAGGATATGCGCCGGCACATCGAGGCGGGCAAGCAATGCATGCGGCTCGCGATGACGTGGAACGATCGCGTGTCGTTCGTGCTCACGCCGTCGTTGACGATCAAGCGCATCGCGGCGCTCGACGTGCTCAAGGAAGCGAGCGACCCAACCGCGCAGAACGACGACGAGCGCTTCGATTCCGACGTCGCGCTGATGACCGCCGAGCTCGATCGCATGCTGCGCGATCTGATCGATGCGTTGGGCGGCGAGCAGGCGGAACAAGGGTTCGCATTGCCGCAGGCCGCGGCGGCTTGA
- a CDS encoding FecR family protein, whose amino-acid sequence MSKGRRRALKTLSWLAIAAPAGWVASRLPWQTWSADFHTATGEVHDELLTDGSQITLGSASAINVAFEANARRIHLLNGEIMVRPANDAHGTQSTRMTHAPLLVQTVEGVVEARGAQFSVRQQDGFTHVAAFRGDALVTPASGAALMLTQGQSCTFAREGVAAPQALDQREAMWTRGLLYTNDTRIADLVDELARYHHGVLRYADDIADLRVSGIYQLTDTHATLALLQRTYPIRLRSITPYWTVVEALDSARI is encoded by the coding sequence ATGTCGAAGGGACGGCGACGCGCGCTGAAGACGCTGTCGTGGCTCGCGATCGCCGCGCCCGCGGGCTGGGTCGCGAGCCGCCTGCCTTGGCAGACGTGGAGCGCCGACTTCCACACCGCGACCGGTGAGGTGCACGACGAGTTGCTCACTGACGGCTCCCAGATCACGCTGGGCAGCGCGAGCGCGATCAACGTCGCGTTCGAGGCGAATGCGCGGCGCATCCATCTGCTCAATGGCGAAATCATGGTGCGACCCGCTAACGACGCTCACGGCACACAAAGCACCCGGATGACTCATGCGCCTTTGCTCGTGCAGACCGTGGAAGGCGTCGTCGAAGCGCGTGGCGCGCAGTTCAGCGTGCGGCAACAGGATGGTTTCACACACGTGGCCGCGTTTCGCGGCGACGCGCTGGTGACGCCGGCATCGGGTGCGGCGCTGATGCTGACGCAGGGTCAATCGTGCACGTTCGCGCGCGAAGGCGTCGCGGCGCCGCAAGCGCTCGACCAACGCGAGGCGATGTGGACGCGTGGGCTGCTCTACACGAACGACACGCGTATCGCGGACCTCGTCGACGAACTTGCGCGCTATCACCACGGCGTGTTGCGCTATGCCGACGATATCGCCGATCTGCGCGTGTCGGGCATCTATCAGCTCACCGATACCCACGCGACGCTCGCGCTGCTGCAGCGGACCTACCCGATCCGCCTGCGCTCGATCACGCCTTACTGGACCGTCGTCGAAGCGCTCGACAGCGCGAGAATCTGA
- a CDS encoding MFS transporter: protein MRVNHQAFFCSLFIARLADQILLFLVPLVVFQTTRQVSWSGLAFFIETLPRYLVFPFFGALCDRFAPLRLMRLSQAVRALACFGGIAAYALFGGIGWLIALSAACGVLTSQGLVAREVMLPQIFSTQQIQKVLAYSQLADQLGFVLGPMLAALMLGVWHWEWVVAATGVLFLCADAALFVWQRLSGFRTPSQSPAPVTHWTRPLCIALNHVWTLPGLKKVIMLAAAENLVIGVTLATSAAMVTGLHAQSNRYYAGLQTAGAIATVLVLLTVARAGWPARVLGLVAFVTICAGGVIAGASASPWGYALGFLLIVGFDKMFNVYIRSARLQIIPPEDYGKTIGVAILLNNLTQPLAGLLVGVFSARTQTGPLIVALSLTMGGIGAAVSIGSALLRRKRAWALEE, encoded by the coding sequence GTGCGCGTCAACCATCAGGCCTTCTTCTGCTCGCTGTTCATCGCGCGTCTCGCCGATCAGATCCTGCTCTTTCTGGTGCCACTCGTCGTGTTTCAAACGACGCGCCAGGTCTCGTGGTCCGGTCTCGCGTTCTTCATCGAAACGTTGCCGCGCTACCTCGTGTTCCCGTTCTTCGGCGCACTATGCGACCGCTTCGCGCCGCTGCGTCTGATGCGACTGAGCCAGGCGGTGCGCGCGCTTGCATGCTTCGGCGGCATCGCCGCGTATGCGCTGTTCGGCGGCATCGGCTGGCTGATCGCGCTGTCGGCCGCGTGCGGTGTGCTGACGAGCCAGGGGCTCGTCGCGCGTGAGGTGATGCTGCCGCAGATCTTCAGCACGCAGCAGATCCAGAAGGTGCTTGCGTATTCGCAACTGGCCGACCAGCTTGGATTCGTGCTCGGACCGATGCTCGCCGCGCTGATGCTCGGTGTGTGGCACTGGGAATGGGTAGTCGCCGCGACCGGCGTGCTGTTTCTCTGCGCCGACGCCGCGCTGTTCGTCTGGCAGCGACTGAGCGGCTTTCGCACACCCTCGCAGTCGCCGGCGCCCGTCACGCACTGGACGAGGCCGCTGTGCATCGCGCTCAATCACGTGTGGACGCTGCCGGGGCTGAAGAAGGTCATCATGCTCGCGGCCGCGGAAAACCTCGTGATTGGCGTGACGCTCGCGACATCGGCGGCGATGGTGACGGGCTTGCATGCGCAATCGAACCGCTACTACGCGGGTCTGCAAACGGCTGGCGCGATCGCCACGGTGCTGGTGCTGCTGACGGTCGCGCGAGCCGGCTGGCCCGCGCGCGTGCTCGGTCTCGTCGCGTTCGTGACGATCTGCGCGGGCGGCGTGATCGCGGGCGCGAGCGCGTCGCCGTGGGGCTATGCGCTCGGCTTCCTGTTGATCGTCGGCTTCGACAAGATGTTCAACGTCTACATCCGCAGCGCGCGTTTGCAGATCATTCCACCCGAGGACTACGGCAAGACGATCGGCGTAGCGATCCTGCTCAACAATCTGACGCAGCCGCTCGCCGGCCTGCTCGTCGGTGTGTTTTCCGCGCGCACGCAAACCGGCCCGCTGATCGTCGCGCTGTCGCTGACGATGGGCGGCATCGGCGCGGCGGTATCGATCGGCTCGGCGCTGCTGCGCCGCAAGCGCGCGTGGGCGCTTGAAGAGTGA
- a CDS encoding VOC family protein, with product MQKIAPCLWFDGNAEEAADFYTSVFPASRIATTLHYTDAGPGPEGKVVAIVFELEGQEFMALNGGPQYPFTPAISLFVHCDSQEEVDRYWSKLLDGGGEPWVCGWLRDRFGVSWQVVPNVLTDMLRDPDRKKASRVMATMMKMVKLDIAPLEAAYRGE from the coding sequence ATGCAGAAAATCGCGCCGTGCTTATGGTTTGACGGCAACGCCGAAGAAGCCGCGGATTTCTACACGTCCGTGTTTCCGGCTTCGCGCATCGCTACCACGCTGCACTACACGGACGCCGGCCCGGGACCGGAAGGCAAGGTCGTGGCCATCGTCTTCGAACTGGAAGGTCAGGAGTTCATGGCCCTGAACGGTGGCCCGCAGTATCCATTCACGCCGGCCATCTCGCTGTTCGTGCATTGCGACTCGCAGGAGGAAGTCGACCGCTACTGGTCGAAGCTACTCGACGGCGGCGGCGAGCCGTGGGTCTGCGGCTGGCTGCGGGACCGCTTCGGCGTGTCGTGGCAGGTCGTGCCCAATGTGTTGACCGACATGCTGCGCGACCCGGATCGCAAGAAGGCCAGCCGCGTGATGGCGACGATGATGAAGATGGTCAAGCTCGATATCGCGCCGCTCGAGGCGGCATATCGCGGCGAGTAG
- a CDS encoding VOC family protein — translation MSSAAVKPIPDGMHSLTPYLICKNAAEAIAFYTKAFNAVEQIRLPGPDGKVMHACLKIGDSMLMLTDEWPEHQTFGPNTLKGTPVTIHHYVQDVDASFKQAVEAGATVTMPVTDMFWGDRYGQVKDPFGHSWSLATHKRDLSAEEIQQAMAGMKCSPEEHK, via the coding sequence ATGTCCAGCGCTGCCGTCAAACCGATCCCGGACGGGATGCACTCGCTCACGCCGTACCTGATCTGCAAGAACGCCGCCGAAGCGATCGCGTTCTACACGAAAGCCTTCAACGCCGTCGAACAAATCCGTCTGCCGGGCCCGGATGGCAAGGTGATGCACGCGTGCCTGAAAATCGGCGACTCGATGCTGATGCTGACCGACGAATGGCCCGAGCATCAAACCTTCGGCCCCAACACGCTGAAGGGCACACCGGTCACGATTCACCACTACGTGCAGGACGTCGACGCGAGTTTCAAGCAAGCGGTCGAAGCCGGCGCGACAGTCACGATGCCCGTCACCGACATGTTCTGGGGCGACCGCTACGGCCAGGTCAAGGACCCGTTCGGCCACAGCTGGTCGCTCGCGACGCACAAGCGCGACCTGAGCGCAGAGGAGATCCAGCAGGCGATGGCCGGAATGAAATGTTCGCCCGAAGAGCACAAGTGA
- a CDS encoding SH3 domain-containing C40 family peptidase, whose translation MPVAVLSRRVCRTVVLCAAVATLVACSTPTPPRDTHAFVDNVTLFPLAHYDQNVDHWLAPDSPDYDRPFISAAEQRAHFDALFARYFGTGANAPSPWNPAWVTTRVFREQGEDIAALQQRRIDKFDNTGKHGSVIGYGENFRPHDKAWIDAIARNINVAQFTQTPVYQPERRAIATGNLMVRELPTTDPSFYDHHLAGEGYPFDNLQISAVRPGTPLYVLGSSVDGAWHYVQTPDVQGWVRSDGVAFADDRFIDQWRAAAGKSLGAVIVASAAVNDSRGVFRFDAPAGTMLPLVAEAPSASTTTGDNLATRQLLVPARDVDGRALIRTASLDATQITPMPLAATPRHLAMLLKALIGRPYGWGNSGLYNDCSSELQSIFAAFGMWLPRHSSTQMSAGRIVDLSESTPAERLDYLARHGVPLRTLIYIGGHVMLYLGNTTRDGVTVPVVYQDVWGLRPADNSRRAVIGGSVILPLDEHIPEDATLQSLAATHTFQISILGEPAGSAAPPADEDNPAG comes from the coding sequence ATGCCCGTCGCCGTTCTTTCCCGCCGCGTCTGCCGCACCGTCGTGCTGTGCGCCGCCGTCGCGACGCTGGTCGCGTGCAGCACGCCGACGCCACCGCGCGACACCCACGCGTTCGTCGACAACGTCACGCTGTTTCCGCTCGCCCATTACGACCAGAACGTCGATCACTGGCTCGCCCCGGATAGCCCCGACTACGATCGGCCGTTTATCAGCGCCGCCGAGCAGCGCGCGCATTTCGACGCGCTGTTCGCGCGCTACTTCGGAACGGGCGCGAACGCGCCGTCGCCATGGAATCCCGCCTGGGTAACGACGCGCGTGTTTCGCGAGCAGGGCGAGGACATTGCCGCACTGCAACAGCGCCGTATCGACAAGTTCGACAACACCGGCAAGCATGGCAGCGTAATCGGTTACGGCGAAAACTTCCGGCCGCACGACAAGGCGTGGATCGACGCGATCGCGCGCAACATCAATGTCGCCCAGTTCACTCAAACGCCGGTCTATCAGCCCGAGCGGCGCGCAATCGCGACCGGCAACCTGATGGTGCGCGAGCTGCCGACCACCGATCCGTCGTTCTACGACCATCATCTGGCCGGCGAAGGCTATCCGTTCGACAACCTGCAGATCTCGGCGGTGCGACCGGGCACACCGCTCTATGTGCTCGGCAGCAGCGTCGACGGTGCGTGGCACTACGTGCAGACGCCTGACGTGCAGGGCTGGGTGCGCAGCGACGGCGTCGCGTTCGCCGATGATCGTTTCATCGATCAATGGCGCGCGGCGGCCGGGAAGTCGCTGGGCGCGGTGATCGTCGCGTCGGCGGCGGTGAACGACAGCCGCGGCGTGTTCCGCTTCGACGCGCCGGCCGGGACGATGCTGCCGTTGGTGGCGGAGGCTCCGTCAGCATCGACGACGACCGGCGACAATCTGGCCACGCGCCAGCTCCTCGTTCCCGCGCGCGACGTCGACGGCCGCGCGCTGATCCGCACCGCGTCGCTCGACGCCACACAGATCACGCCGATGCCGCTCGCCGCGACGCCGCGCCATCTCGCGATGCTATTGAAGGCGCTGATCGGCCGGCCGTATGGCTGGGGCAATAGCGGGCTCTACAACGACTGTTCGTCGGAACTGCAAAGCATCTTCGCCGCGTTCGGCATGTGGCTGCCGCGCCATTCGTCGACGCAGATGAGCGCTGGCCGCATAGTCGACCTGTCGGAGTCGACGCCCGCCGAGCGGCTCGACTATCTGGCGCGGCACGGCGTGCCCTTGCGCACGCTGATCTACATCGGCGGCCACGTGATGCTGTACCTCGGCAACACGACGCGCGACGGCGTCACGGTCCCCGTCGTCTATCAGGACGTGTGGGGCTTGCGCCCGGCCGACAACAGTCGCCGCGCGGTGATCGGCGGCTCCGTGATCCTGCCGCTCGACGAGCACATTCCCGAGGACGCGACGCTGCAGTCGCTCGCCGCGACGCACACGTTCCAGATCAGCATCCTCGGCGAGCCGGCGGGCAGCGCCGCGCCGCCGGCGGACGAGGACAATCCGGCCGGGTAA
- a CDS encoding TOBE domain-containing protein, which produces MKTSARNQFSGEVIDVTHGAVNDEVTLRTPDGLEIVAIITHGSAKSLGLATGKQAFALVKASSVIVMVDVARQQVSARNCIEGTVAAVTKGAVNSEVTISAGGAQIAAIITNDSVERLGLASGKAATAIFKASSVIIGVDQ; this is translated from the coding sequence ATGAAAACCAGCGCACGCAATCAGTTCAGCGGTGAAGTCATCGACGTCACACACGGCGCAGTCAACGACGAAGTCACGCTGCGCACGCCGGACGGTCTCGAGATCGTCGCGATCATCACGCACGGCAGCGCGAAGTCGCTGGGACTTGCGACCGGCAAGCAGGCGTTTGCGCTCGTGAAGGCATCGTCGGTCATCGTGATGGTCGATGTCGCGAGGCAGCAGGTGTCGGCGCGCAACTGCATTGAGGGAACCGTCGCGGCGGTGACAAAGGGCGCCGTCAATTCGGAAGTGACCATCAGCGCGGGCGGCGCGCAGATCGCGGCGATCATTACGAACGACAGCGTCGAGCGTCTTGGCCTCGCGAGCGGCAAGGCGGCGACGGCGATTTTCAAGGCGTCGAGCGTGATTATTGGGGTCGATCAGTAG
- a CDS encoding GAF domain-containing protein translates to MFEVSSTSHLPKATQYEELVAQARALLAGETDWIANAANFSSFVFHSLSDLNWAGFYFHDGRELVVGPFQGKPACVRIALGKGVCGTAAQTRQTQVVRDVHAFSGHIACDSASQSEIVVPLVAPDGTLIGVWDVDSPVIARFDEEDAKGMEALCAVFIEAALPRGV, encoded by the coding sequence ATGTTCGAAGTTTCCTCCACCTCGCATCTGCCCAAAGCTACGCAATACGAAGAACTGGTCGCGCAGGCACGCGCGCTGCTCGCCGGCGAAACCGACTGGATCGCCAATGCAGCGAATTTCTCGTCGTTCGTCTTTCATTCGTTGAGCGATCTGAACTGGGCCGGCTTCTATTTTCACGACGGCCGCGAACTGGTGGTCGGCCCGTTCCAGGGCAAGCCCGCGTGTGTGCGCATTGCGCTCGGCAAGGGCGTCTGCGGGACGGCCGCGCAAACCCGTCAGACCCAGGTCGTGCGCGACGTGCACGCATTTTCCGGCCACATTGCGTGCGATTCGGCGTCGCAATCGGAGATCGTCGTGCCGCTTGTCGCGCCCGATGGCACGCTGATTGGCGTGTGGGATGTCGATAGCCCGGTCATCGCGCGCTTCGACGAGGAGGATGCGAAGGGCATGGAAGCGCTGTGCGCGGTGTTCATTGAGGCGGCGCTGCCGCGTGGCGTGTAG